The genomic window TTTGTACCTATAACCAACACAAATCCTACAACTGACTGCAAGAAGCTCGCCGCTGAAGACATTCCAACATCATTATTTATTTTTAATGCACGGAAAACAAAAGTAGATATAACATTCGTTACCGGATATAACGCTCCCGAATCCATAGGAATGTTGTAATACAAACTAAAATTCGCACTTAAAAGATTTCCGATTGAAAGAATTGTCATAATTATTATAATACTTGCCAATTCTGGTATTGTTATGTACCATGTAAGCTGACGCTTGTTTGCTCCATCAATTGCCGCCGCTTCATATAAACTCGAATCAATCCCGGCAATTGCAGCAACGTAAACTACCGAACCATATCCAAAACTTTTCCATTGATTAATAAATACCAACAAGAACGGCCATGCTTCTACTTTTGAATACCAGTCCACTGCCTCTATTCCAAGTTTTGATAATACTCCATTCACAGAACCCAAACGATAATCTAAAAATGCTTTTACAATATATGCTATAACTATCCAAGATAAAAAGTGTGGAAGCATAACCACAGTCTGATATATTTTACCCAATCTTCGGTTTGCCAATTGGCTAAACATAACAGCAATGCCTACATTAATAAAAGTACCTAAAATAATATTCACTATATTGTATCCCAATGTATTTCTTAAAATAATAAAGACATCTGGATTTTTAAACAGAAACTTGAAATTTTCAAACCCTATCCACGGGCTGCCCCAAATTCCTTTTGCATAATCTATACTCTTAAAGGCTATTGTTATACCAAACATTGGTAAATAACAAAAACATATTACGCAAATCAATCCCGGAAGTATCATTAATAAATATTGCCAATTATCAATCAGATCTTTCCTTAATTTAATTTCTTTTCTGATTGTACCTCTCTTAATGACACTCTTCTTTTTTTCTTTAATCATATCTTTCCTCCTAGATTTATATTTTCACATTATAATTGTAGCACTTTTTTCTTTTTAACAAAATATTTTTTAAAATGATTATTGTTAATTTTATCATCATTTTTTTACTTTCTTGTATTTGTTATAGCTAATTTTTTCGACACCCTTTAAAATATCACCATTCCTTTTTCTAAAAAGATACTATTCTCCGGCATCAATCTTATTCAAATAATCAGTAGGTGAAATCTCTTCATATTTCTTAAACACCGTT from Oscillospiraceae bacterium includes these protein-coding regions:
- a CDS encoding sugar ABC transporter permease, whose translation is MIKEKKKSVIKRGTIRKEIKLRKDLIDNWQYLLMILPGLICVICFCYLPMFGITIAFKSIDYAKGIWGSPWIGFENFKFLFKNPDVFIILRNTLGYNIVNIILGTFINVGIAVMFSQLANRRLGKIYQTVVMLPHFLSWIVIAYIVKAFLDYRLGSVNGVLSKLGIEAVDWYSKVEAWPFLLVFINQWKSFGYGSVVYVAAIAGIDSSLYEAAAIDGANKRQLTWYITIPELASIIIIMTILSIGNLLSANFSLYYNIPMDSGALYPVTNVISTFVFRALKINNDVGMSSAASFLQSVVGFVLVIGTNLIVRRVDSDKALF